One part of the Patescibacteria group bacterium genome encodes these proteins:
- a CDS encoding STAS domain-containing protein, producing MEITIRNEGSATILHCKGRIDILSREILQRKVEEIVKQGTGPILLCLKEVDFITSAGLGCLVTCLKLCRLANRRFVLTDLASYIQEMMEITQLSAIFEIAQDEKAALERIAALP from the coding sequence ATGGAAATCACAATCCGAAACGAAGGTTCGGCGACCATTCTTCATTGCAAAGGTCGAATCGACATCTTAAGCAGAGAAATACTGCAAAGGAAGGTCGAGGAAATCGTAAAGCAAGGAACGGGTCCAATCCTCCTTTGCCTCAAGGAAGTTGATTTTATCACCTCCGCGGGCCTTGGCTGCTTGGTCACCTGCCTCAAGCTTTGCCGGCTGGCAAACAGACGCTTTGTTCTCACTGATCTGGCGTCGTATATCCAAGAGATGATGGAGATCACTCAGCTGTCCGCTATCTTCGAGATCGCTCAAGACGAGAAAGCGGCCCTTGAGAGAATAGCGGCATTACCGTAA
- a CDS encoding C39 family peptidase produces the protein MRKSVLTILTIAALLLIGGGVWVSKGDDIRARFFDDQPEELPVAVEADPELGNESTNVVVSNANTNVPVVAGETVEAVAKLPSQYNLAVPFVLQAPTANWDAVHNETCEEAAVLTVHYFWTKVKGATAPQIETQYSKMIAYENKTFGDFKDTTAAQTAKMIKDLYGYKRVDVLPMKSLNDAKVHVAAGRPVIIPSSGKLLKNPNFKNGGPLYHMLVIRGWMKDGRIITNDPGTRKGNGYVYKPDILWNAIHDWNGGKVTTGKKVMIVVYPNGK, from the coding sequence ATGCGTAAAAGTGTTCTCACAATCCTAACGATTGCAGCGCTCCTCCTTATTGGTGGAGGCGTGTGGGTTAGCAAAGGCGATGATATCCGCGCTCGGTTTTTTGACGACCAACCTGAGGAATTGCCAGTTGCGGTAGAGGCTGACCCTGAGCTTGGGAACGAGAGCACCAATGTTGTGGTGAGTAATGCAAACACGAATGTTCCAGTGGTCGCCGGGGAAACTGTGGAAGCGGTGGCTAAACTACCCAGCCAGTACAACCTGGCTGTGCCCTTTGTGCTCCAAGCGCCCACAGCAAACTGGGACGCCGTGCACAATGAAACCTGTGAAGAAGCTGCGGTGCTCACCGTACACTACTTCTGGACAAAGGTGAAAGGTGCAACTGCCCCACAGATTGAGACACAGTACTCCAAAATGATTGCCTACGAGAACAAGACCTTTGGCGACTTCAAAGACACCACTGCAGCGCAGACCGCCAAGATGATCAAAGATTTGTACGGCTACAAACGCGTGGATGTGCTGCCCATGAAATCACTGAACGACGCCAAAGTGCATGTGGCTGCTGGCCGGCCGGTGATTATCCCTTCCTCAGGGAAATTGCTGAAGAACCCGAATTTTAAAAATGGCGGTCCGCTGTACCACATGCTGGTCATCCGCGGCTGGATGAAAGATGGCCGGATTATTACCAATGACCCAGGGACGCGGAAGGGGAATGGGTACGTGTACAAACCAGACATTCTCTGGAACGCCATCCATGATTGGAATGGTGGGAAGGTGACGACGGGGAAGAAGGTAATGATCGTCGTCTACCCGAACGGCAAGTAA
- a CDS encoding alpha/beta hydrolase, which produces MFQTRTFALPDGEVITFGDTRQGEADTRPVLLLLPGQKRLPPGQLSGDFIAEQVDFLLPEFRVIMWNYRFNDYPGEKINIPRLAQDLVAFLAAEKIDQVCLYGYSYGGMVAIRLASLVPQKIKAMVLLNAFPYLSFTWFGFNRITLRFLLHLSVIPSNVSSHIRESMYPSFRQHPNGYHGIIGRFCNWLSHHALDTIWIHIWSPRIWSALKDDVRPLLPSITAPTLILGGRADAACSLESAREFKQGLPNSQLEVLDSAGHYTVRIWPESFNRPIRSFLVQQYGLPETAMPIPHRTPPAPMPAVRLLRTLVVQYWEWLRSRFR; this is translated from the coding sequence ATGTTCCAGACCCGAACTTTTGCGTTGCCTGATGGTGAGGTTATTACCTTTGGGGACACCCGGCAAGGGGAGGCTGATACCCGGCCAGTGCTTCTGCTTCTGCCTGGCCAAAAGCGTCTGCCACCCGGGCAACTTTCTGGTGACTTCATTGCTGAACAAGTTGACTTCCTGCTGCCGGAGTTCCGGGTGATCATGTGGAACTACCGGTTCAATGACTATCCAGGTGAAAAGATAAATATTCCTCGTCTGGCACAAGACCTAGTGGCATTTTTGGCTGCGGAAAAAATTGACCAGGTGTGTTTGTACGGCTACTCGTACGGCGGCATGGTCGCCATTCGCCTGGCCAGCCTGGTGCCGCAGAAAATCAAAGCCATGGTGCTGCTCAATGCGTTTCCCTACCTCTCCTTTACCTGGTTTGGCTTCAACCGGATTACCCTGCGGTTCCTGCTCCACCTGTCGGTTATTCCCAGCAATGTTTCTTCCCACATTCGGGAAAGCATGTACCCGTCCTTTCGCCAGCACCCCAATGGGTACCACGGTATCATTGGTCGCTTTTGCAATTGGCTGAGCCACCACGCCTTGGACACCATCTGGATTCACATCTGGAGTCCGCGCATTTGGTCTGCGCTCAAAGACGACGTGCGGCCGTTGCTCCCTAGTATTACCGCACCAACGTTGATTTTGGGTGGGCGGGCAGACGCGGCCTGCTCCTTGGAATCCGCGCGGGAATTTAAGCAGGGTTTGCCCAACAGTCAGTTGGAAGTGCTGGATAGCGCCGGGCACTACACCGTGCGCATTTGGCCAGAGTCGTTCAACCGGCCCATCCGGTCGTTTCTGGTGCAGCAGTACGGACTGCCAGAAACCGCCATGCCTATTCCACACCGAACCCCGCCGGCACCCATGCCTGCGGTTCGCCTGCTGCGAACGCTCGTGGTACAGTATTGGGAGTGGCTTCGTTCCCGCTTTCGCTAA
- a CDS encoding glycosyltransferase family 4 protein: MNIGIVSESYYPAVGGISEHIHNLAAALRLRGHSVKIITTSYGEYADAPYNSPDVLRIGKVFNFHKNGSQSHVATGKHLSRQLREIFAKEQFDVLHIHAPEQPMLSQLSLLNSTTVNVGTFHAQYDRSLPLGFLRPLVAPGMARLHARIVVSDAAQQSIAKYFPEGAYTTVPNGVDVAHFASGKPLAEYADRPNILFVGNFVIRKGFVHLLEAFLHLRKTLPKVRLLAVGDGNLRPTYERELGDLVGKDVIFTGRVPNEALPNYYASAQVYCSPATGRESFGIVLLEAMAAGRPVVASDIPGYRAVVGATQAARMVPVGDTLGFAAALAEVLTQPEKAQAMAVAGQRAAKQYAWEHIAAQVEQVYQQARAVYPATVPVVPGYRWLSALIRSRKWKVAREVAQ, from the coding sequence ATGAATATTGGCATTGTTTCGGAATCGTACTACCCGGCAGTTGGGGGGATTTCCGAACACATCCACAACTTGGCTGCCGCGCTTCGGTTGCGCGGGCACAGTGTGAAAATAATCACCACGTCCTATGGCGAGTACGCCGATGCGCCGTACAACAGCCCGGACGTTCTTCGGATTGGGAAAGTTTTCAATTTTCATAAGAACGGTTCGCAATCGCATGTGGCCACGGGTAAGCATTTAAGCCGGCAGCTGCGTGAGATTTTTGCCAAGGAGCAATTTGACGTTCTGCACATTCACGCGCCAGAGCAGCCCATGCTGTCCCAGCTGAGTTTGCTGAACTCCACTACGGTGAATGTGGGAACCTTCCACGCGCAGTATGACCGCAGCTTACCCCTGGGTTTCCTTCGACCCTTGGTGGCGCCGGGCATGGCACGCTTGCATGCCCGCATTGTGGTTTCGGATGCGGCGCAGCAGTCCATTGCTAAGTACTTTCCGGAAGGCGCGTACACCACCGTACCCAATGGAGTGGACGTGGCACACTTTGCCAGTGGCAAACCTTTGGCAGAGTACGCAGACCGGCCTAACATACTCTTCGTGGGAAATTTTGTGATTCGCAAAGGGTTTGTCCATTTGCTGGAAGCCTTTTTGCACTTGCGAAAAACCTTGCCCAAAGTTCGTTTGCTGGCAGTAGGGGATGGGAATCTTCGGCCAACCTACGAGCGCGAGCTAGGTGACTTGGTGGGTAAAGATGTGATTTTCACTGGCCGCGTGCCAAATGAAGCCTTGCCCAACTACTACGCATCCGCGCAGGTCTACTGCTCTCCAGCAACCGGGCGGGAGAGCTTTGGCATTGTGCTGCTGGAAGCCATGGCCGCGGGTCGGCCCGTGGTCGCCTCAGATATTCCTGGGTACCGGGCAGTGGTTGGCGCTACCCAAGCCGCCCGCATGGTGCCGGTGGGTGATACCCTGGGTTTTGCTGCTGCCTTGGCGGAAGTGCTGACCCAACCCGAAAAAGCCCAAGCCATGGCCGTGGCAGGGCAGCGGGCAGCCAAGCAGTATGCCTGGGAACATATTGCAGCGCAGGTGGAGCAGGTGTACCAGCAGGCCCGAGCCGTGTACCCAGCAACCGTGCCCGTGGTACCAGGGTACCGGTGGTTGAGCGCGCTCATCCGCAGCCGCAAGTGGAAGGTAGCGCGGGAGGTGGCGCAGTAA
- a CDS encoding DedA family protein: MDLTESVQHIFASYGFFGLYAIVAFEAFQFVFSTPIGPIIVFLGGLASQGAFSVLTLWLVVYAGVVTGDNLGFLVGRKFGQPILHRFGTKLVKKEMLEKAEKTFSKYGAVAIFFTRFIFATIAAPLNVLAGASDLPWRRYIVAEMGGQIVWTSLYVFLGYFFGKQVEQYIRVVDDANITILSLSALIIILLIIWILGRGIHQHVQHRKRLRHGNQ; encoded by the coding sequence ATGGACCTTACCGAATCCGTCCAGCACATTTTTGCAAGCTACGGTTTCTTTGGGTTGTACGCCATCGTGGCTTTTGAGGCATTTCAATTCGTCTTCTCCACACCCATTGGCCCCATCATTGTCTTCTTGGGTGGCTTGGCAAGCCAGGGAGCTTTTTCCGTACTCACACTCTGGCTGGTGGTGTACGCCGGGGTGGTCACCGGTGACAACCTGGGTTTTCTGGTTGGCCGAAAGTTTGGCCAACCCATTCTGCACCGTTTTGGCACGAAGCTGGTGAAGAAGGAAATGCTGGAAAAAGCAGAGAAGACTTTTTCTAAGTACGGCGCAGTGGCAATTTTTTTTACTAGGTTCATCTTCGCCACCATTGCTGCGCCGCTGAACGTCCTCGCGGGCGCATCAGACTTGCCCTGGCGCCGGTACATTGTGGCAGAAATGGGCGGGCAAATAGTTTGGACCAGCTTGTACGTGTTCCTGGGCTACTTCTTTGGAAAGCAGGTGGAGCAGTACATCAGGGTGGTTGACGATGCGAATATAACCATACTCTCCCTCAGCGCACTGATCATCATTTTACTCATCATCTGGATTCTGGGCCGAGGGATTCACCAGCACGTCCAGCACCGTAAGCGCCTGCGCCATGGAAACCAGTAG
- a CDS encoding DedA family protein, with amino-acid sequence METSSFLQFVTTYGYFGLYALVAVEAFEFIFSFPLSPLLVTLGALSSQGTFIFVWLWLAAWAGAMTGDMLGYALGRKAGRPILERLTRRWLKPVVLEKSEHFFNKYGAWAVFFGRFIFASLAAPINLLAGVSKMRFRTFFIADALGQAVWATAYLTLGYFVGPVVIDWIERIARVGTSIPALLIVAFLLSLFLVHLRRKRRGV; translated from the coding sequence ATGGAAACCAGTAGCTTCCTCCAATTCGTGACGACCTACGGGTACTTTGGGCTGTACGCGTTGGTGGCCGTGGAAGCGTTTGAGTTCATTTTTTCTTTCCCCCTCAGTCCGTTACTAGTAACACTGGGCGCCCTCAGTAGCCAAGGTACATTCATTTTTGTTTGGCTGTGGTTGGCTGCCTGGGCCGGTGCCATGACCGGGGACATGCTGGGGTACGCCCTGGGCCGGAAAGCTGGCCGGCCTATTTTGGAACGCCTGACCCGGCGGTGGCTGAAGCCCGTGGTGCTGGAAAAGTCCGAACACTTTTTTAACAAGTACGGAGCGTGGGCCGTCTTTTTTGGCCGGTTCATTTTTGCGTCCCTCGCCGCGCCAATCAATTTGCTCGCTGGCGTTTCAAAAATGCGGTTCCGCACTTTTTTCATTGCTGATGCCCTAGGTCAAGCAGTGTGGGCAACGGCGTACCTCACCCTGGGGTACTTCGTGGGGCCAGTGGTCATTGATTGGATCGAACGCATTGCCCGGGTCGGCACCTCCATACCGGCACTGCTCATTGTCGCCTTTCTCCTGAGCTTGTTCTTGGTGCACTTGCGGAGGAAGAGGAGGGGAGTGTAA